The following proteins are encoded in a genomic region of Pseudomonas saponiphila:
- a CDS encoding AEC family transporter, with protein sequence MDKVFTVVMPLFAMIFAGYWIVRLEVIGTETVKGLVGVVFWLFLPCFIFIKTLGTREHGELDWALLGAYYLACLVTFMIAAVGGRLIWGGNARVAGLRGLTSISGVVGYMGLPLMVMAFGDEAALPTLMITMADNLVILAGGALIMELTEPREAQDKPDLVRVLLTTGKSIISNPLILAVALAALCIALQWQLPSPLQIFATQMTNATGPLALVALGAAFAVHRRQNLIKGDSLALALLKVVLLPVLVFVSARYGFGLGDFLVKIAVIMAALPVAVNVFILASRYKTYETEVSSSMLLSAVMGIGVISGLLVVLD encoded by the coding sequence ATGGATAAGGTCTTCACGGTGGTGATGCCGCTGTTTGCGATGATTTTTGCCGGCTACTGGATAGTGCGGCTGGAGGTGATCGGCACGGAAACAGTCAAGGGCCTGGTGGGGGTGGTGTTCTGGTTGTTCCTGCCGTGCTTCATCTTCATCAAGACCCTTGGCACCCGGGAGCATGGCGAGCTGGATTGGGCCTTGCTCGGCGCCTATTACCTGGCCTGTCTGGTGACCTTCATGATCGCCGCCGTGGGTGGTCGGCTGATCTGGGGCGGCAACGCGCGGGTGGCCGGCCTGCGCGGGCTGACGTCCATCTCCGGGGTGGTGGGGTACATGGGGTTGCCCTTGATGGTCATGGCGTTTGGCGATGAAGCGGCGCTGCCCACGCTGATGATCACCATGGCCGACAACCTGGTGATCCTGGCCGGAGGCGCGTTGATCATGGAGCTCACCGAACCGCGCGAGGCGCAGGACAAGCCGGATCTGGTCCGTGTGCTGCTGACCACCGGCAAGTCGATCATCAGCAACCCGCTGATTCTGGCGGTGGCGCTGGCGGCGCTGTGCATTGCCTTGCAGTGGCAGTTGCCCAGCCCGCTGCAGATCTTCGCCACGCAGATGACCAACGCCACCGGCCCCCTGGCGCTGGTGGCCCTGGGCGCGGCCTTTGCCGTGCATCGCAGGCAGAACCTGATCAAGGGCGACTCTCTGGCCTTGGCGCTGTTGAAGGTGGTGCTGTTGCCGGTGTTGGTGTTCGTCTCCGCCCGCTATGGTTTTGGCCTCGGCGATTTTCTGGTCAAGATCGCGGTGATCATGGCGGCGCTGCCGGTGGCGGTGAACGTCTTTATCCTGGCCTCGCGCTACAAGACCTACGAGACCGAGGTGTCCAGCAGCATGCTGCTCTCGGCGGTGATGGGCATCGGGGTGATCTCGGGGTTGCTGGTGGTGCTGGATTGA
- a CDS encoding ABC transporter substrate-binding protein, producing the protein MSNTLRFGVALSWLVLCAGASAQVQNLTVISFGGATKQAQEKAYFQPFNQSGAGRVVAGEYNGELSKIKAMVDVGKTSWDVVEVESPELLRGCDEGLFEPLDLSRFGDPAQFVPGTLSECGVATYVWSMVMAFAPEKLAKAPGSWADFWNLKDFPGKRGLRKSAKYTLEIALLADGVAPEQLYQVLGTAQGVTRAFAKLDQIKPFIQWWEAGAQPPQWLVAGDVVMSAAYNGRIAMAQKEGMQLSILWPQSLYDPEYWAVVKGSPNKALAEDFILFASQPQAQKVFSQNIPYGPVHRQALPLLPETVQQQLPTYEANLKGARAVDAAFWVDHGEELEQRFNAWAAR; encoded by the coding sequence ATGTCCAACACCTTGCGTTTCGGCGTTGCATTGTCGTGGCTTGTGCTGTGCGCCGGGGCTTCGGCCCAGGTGCAGAACCTCACGGTCATTTCCTTTGGCGGAGCCACCAAACAGGCCCAGGAGAAGGCCTATTTCCAGCCATTCAACCAGAGCGGGGCGGGCCGAGTGGTGGCCGGTGAGTACAACGGTGAATTGTCGAAGATCAAGGCCATGGTCGATGTCGGCAAGACCAGCTGGGACGTGGTCGAAGTGGAAAGCCCGGAACTGTTGCGCGGTTGTGACGAGGGCCTGTTCGAGCCTTTGGACCTGTCGCGTTTCGGCGATCCGGCGCAGTTCGTCCCTGGCACCCTGAGCGAGTGCGGTGTGGCGACCTACGTCTGGTCGATGGTCATGGCTTTCGCTCCGGAGAAACTGGCCAAGGCCCCGGGCTCCTGGGCGGATTTCTGGAACCTCAAGGATTTCCCCGGCAAGCGCGGCTTGCGCAAGAGCGCCAAGTACACCCTGGAGATCGCTCTACTGGCGGACGGAGTCGCCCCCGAGCAGCTCTACCAGGTGCTCGGTACTGCGCAGGGGGTGACCCGGGCCTTTGCCAAGCTGGATCAGATCAAGCCCTTTATCCAGTGGTGGGAAGCCGGGGCCCAGCCGCCCCAATGGCTGGTGGCCGGCGATGTGGTGATGAGCGCGGCCTATAACGGACGCATTGCCATGGCCCAGAAGGAGGGCATGCAGTTGAGCATTCTCTGGCCGCAGAGCCTGTATGACCCGGAGTACTGGGCGGTGGTCAAGGGGTCGCCGAACAAGGCCCTGGCCGAGGATTTCATCCTGTTTGCCAGCCAGCCCCAGGCGCAGAAGGTGTTCTCGCAGAACATTCCCTACGGACCGGTGCACCGCCAGGCCTTGCCTCTGTTACCTGAAACGGTGCAGCAGCAATTGCCGACCTATGAGGCCAACCTGAAAGGCGCGCGTGCGGTGGATGCGGCCTTCTGGGTCGACCATGGCGAGGAGTTGGAACAGCGCTTCAACGCCTGGGCCGCGCGCTGA
- a CDS encoding helix-turn-helix transcriptional regulator: protein MSAPADTSTALLSLQALQTWHAGLTEAFQAVDDDAFLPRLAAALNALTPIESMMISLERKGLPPQLLHEQGIVGEYRDEIINRYFSRGYLLDPFCLAVENGLAEGFYHLSEIAPDDFFSSQYYKTYYLKTGGAEDSYYIVDLDPQSKISLCMFQGLSGARFASAPLALLRAVEPLVRELLRRFGTAGGLQQLLRQAPADWLPTQTPTNLNQQIEAAFMSFGNPLLTAREREIAHLILRGHSVKSTAKVLQISPETVRMHRKNLYTKLAINSQAELFSLFIDWLTRPPATG from the coding sequence ATGAGCGCACCTGCCGATACCTCCACTGCCCTTTTGTCCCTCCAGGCCCTGCAGACCTGGCATGCCGGCCTGACCGAAGCGTTCCAGGCCGTGGACGATGATGCATTCCTGCCCCGCCTGGCAGCAGCGCTGAACGCCCTGACCCCGATCGAATCCATGATGATCAGCCTGGAGCGCAAAGGCCTGCCGCCGCAGTTGCTGCACGAACAAGGCATCGTCGGCGAATACCGCGACGAGATCATCAACCGCTACTTTTCCCGGGGCTACCTGCTGGATCCCTTTTGCCTGGCCGTGGAAAACGGCCTGGCCGAAGGCTTCTACCACCTCTCGGAAATCGCCCCAGACGACTTCTTCAGCAGCCAGTACTACAAGACCTACTACCTCAAGACCGGGGGCGCCGAGGACAGCTACTACATCGTCGACCTCGACCCCCAGAGCAAGATCTCCCTGTGCATGTTCCAAGGCCTGAGCGGCGCACGCTTCGCCAGCGCACCCCTGGCCTTGCTCAGGGCCGTGGAACCGCTGGTGCGCGAACTGTTGCGCCGTTTCGGCACCGCCGGCGGCCTGCAGCAACTGCTGCGCCAGGCCCCGGCCGATTGGCTGCCAACCCAGACACCGACCAACCTCAACCAGCAGATCGAAGCCGCCTTCATGAGTTTCGGCAATCCGCTGCTGACGGCCCGCGAACGGGAGATCGCCCACCTGATCCTGCGCGGCCATTCGGTGAAATCCACCGCCAAGGTGCTGCAGATCTCTCCGGAAACCGTGCGCATGCACCGCAAGAATCTCTACACCAAACTGGCCATCAACTCCCAGGCCGAGCTGTTTTCGCTGTTTATCGACTGGCTGACCCGGCCCCCCGCCACGGGCTGA
- a CDS encoding aminotransferase — protein sequence MAIQSATFFQQFDEPRLVAADKAHYMHGFHMFDEHREQGSLNIAAGDGAYIYDTAGNRYLDAVGGMWCTNIGLGREEMAEAIADQVRQLAYSNPFCDMANVSAIELCEKLASLAPGDLNHVFLTTGGSTAVDTAYRLVQFYQNSRGKHEKKHVISRHNAYHGSTFLTMSIGNKAADRAPEFDFMSDLFHHISCPNYYRAPAGMSEADFLEFLVAEFEDKILTIGPDKVAAFFAEPIMGSGGVIIPPEGYHRRMWEICQRYDLLYVADEVVTSFGRLGTFFASQEVFDMQPDIITTAKGLTSGYLPLGACIFSERIWQVIGEPGKGRCFTHGFTYSGHPVSCVAALKNIEIIERENLLAHVEDVGRYMEQRLQTLAELPLVGNVRCMRLMACVEFVADKQNKALLPEALNIAERIHLRAQAKGLLVRPIGHLNVMSPPLIINRQQIDQIVDTLRECILEAAAELRRDAQYLE from the coding sequence ATGGCTATCCAATCCGCAACCTTCTTCCAGCAGTTCGACGAACCCAGGCTGGTGGCCGCCGACAAGGCGCATTACATGCACGGTTTCCACATGTTCGACGAACACCGCGAACAGGGTTCGTTGAACATCGCCGCCGGCGACGGCGCCTACATCTATGACACCGCCGGCAACCGTTACCTGGATGCAGTCGGCGGCATGTGGTGCACCAACATCGGCCTGGGGCGGGAGGAAATGGCCGAGGCCATCGCCGATCAGGTGCGGCAGCTGGCCTACTCCAATCCGTTCTGCGACATGGCCAACGTCAGCGCCATCGAACTTTGCGAAAAACTCGCCAGCCTGGCTCCCGGCGACCTGAATCACGTGTTCCTCACCACTGGCGGCTCCACCGCAGTGGACACCGCCTACCGCCTGGTGCAGTTCTATCAGAACAGTCGCGGCAAGCATGAGAAGAAGCACGTGATCTCGCGGCACAATGCCTACCACGGCTCGACCTTCCTCACCATGTCCATCGGCAACAAGGCCGCGGACCGCGCGCCAGAATTCGACTTCATGAGCGACCTGTTTCACCACATCTCTTGCCCCAACTACTACCGGGCGCCGGCCGGCATGAGCGAAGCCGATTTCCTCGAATTCCTGGTGGCGGAATTCGAAGACAAGATCCTCACCATCGGCCCGGACAAGGTAGCGGCGTTCTTCGCCGAACCCATCATGGGCTCCGGCGGGGTGATCATTCCGCCCGAGGGCTATCACCGGCGCATGTGGGAGATCTGTCAGCGCTACGACCTGCTGTATGTGGCCGACGAGGTGGTGACCTCATTCGGACGCCTGGGCACCTTCTTTGCCTCGCAGGAGGTGTTCGACATGCAGCCGGACATCATCACCACCGCCAAGGGCCTGACGTCGGGCTACCTGCCCCTGGGGGCCTGCATCTTTTCCGAGCGCATCTGGCAGGTGATCGGCGAGCCGGGCAAAGGGCGCTGCTTTACCCACGGTTTCACCTACAGCGGGCACCCGGTGAGCTGCGTCGCGGCACTGAAGAACATTGAGATCATCGAGCGGGAGAACCTGCTGGCCCATGTCGAGGATGTCGGGCGCTATATGGAGCAGCGCCTGCAGACCCTGGCCGAATTGCCCCTGGTGGGCAACGTGCGTTGCATGCGGCTGATGGCCTGTGTCGAATTCGTCGCGGACAAGCAGAACAAGGCACTGCTGCCGGAAGCCCTGAACATCGCCGAGCGCATTCACCTGCGGGCCCAGGCCAAGGGCTTGCTGGTGCGCCCGATCGGCCACCTCAACGTCATGTCGCCGCCGCTGATCATCAACCGCCAGCAGATCGACCAGATCGTCGACACCCTGCGCGAGTGCATTCTGGAGGCCGCCGCCGAGCTGCGCCGCGACGCTCAGTACCTGGAATGA